From Gottschalkiaceae bacterium SANA:
GTTGGGGGATGCCTTTGGTGTGATCCTTAATGGCGCATTTAAAGTGACCAGTGTATTTGTTAAGTTTACGATTTCCATGTTTATCGCTTTTTATATTCTCACAGGCTTAAAGGGAGGCGCAAGGAAGGCGCGACTGATGGCTTTTGGACTGCTGCCTCGAGATGTGGCGGAGCGTGTGGTTCATGCTGCAGCCCTTGCCGACCGTTCTTTCAAAGGATTCTTTATTGGAAAGCTTTTTGATTCCTTGATTATCGGGGCTATTTTTTTAATAACAGTAACGATCTTGAGTGGATTTGAGAACATTCAGTTTTTATACATTCCATTGATGGCATTGATTATTGCGATAACTAACATGATTCCGTATTTTGGTCCATGGATTGGCGGTATACCTTGCATCATTATCTCTTTGTTTGCCGGACTTCACGAGGGTGCTGCGATGACACTGGTGATCCTTGCGATTCAACAATTTGATGGATTGATACTAGGACCAAAGATTCTGGGTGATGTGATGGGGATAACACCATTTTGGGTTTTGTCATCCATTACGGTAGGTGGTGCTTTATTTGGTCCTTTAGGTATGTTGATTGCTGTACCAACGGCTGTGGTGATTATTGAATTGTTCACGGAATATGTCAATCGACAATTAGAGAAGAAAGGGATTGATGATCAGATCGATATGCCGCCGGGACCACAGAAAGGGAAAAATATGATGAAGCGTAAGAAACAGGATGGAATTTCTATTCAGATTACTCGTTCGAATGAAGAAACGGATCGGGATCAGAATCAGGATTTATAAAATATTAGTAAACTCGTGACTTGTCCCTTGATTTTCTAGGGAAAGTTCACTATGATAGAGAGATAGAGGTTAGCACTCTTTGATTGTGAGTGCTAACGAGATAAGGAGGAAGCAAATGAATATTAAACCATTAGGAAAACGTGCAGTGATTCAACGGGTAGAAGCGGAAGACAAAACGACTAGCGGAATCATTTTAACGGGTTCAGCGAAAGAAAAACCACAATATGCAAGAATTTTAGCTGTGGGAGTCAATGAGGAAAACGAATTAAAGATCGGCGATCAAGTGATCTATAAGCAGTATTCAGGCACGACAGTTAAGGTTGATGGAGAAGAGTATATTGTGATTGAGCTGGATGATATTCTAGCGATCATTGAATAGGAGGTAAAGAAAATGGCAAAACAAATTAAATTTGGAGAAGACGCCCGTCGTTCCATGGAAAAGGGCATTAATAAATTAGCAGATACAGTAAAGGTTACCTTGGGACCCAAGGGCCGCAATGTTGTCTTGGACAAAAAATTTGGTGCACCCTTGATCACCAATGACGGGGTTACCATTGCCCGTGAGATCGAATTGGAAGACGCTTATGAAAATATGGGTGCTCAACTGGTTAAAGAAGTTGCGACTAAGACCAATGATGTAGCTGGTGACGGAACAACGACTGCAACTCTTTTGGCGCAAGCAATTATTCGCGAGGGCTTGAAGAATGTAGCGGCTGGCGCGAATCCAATGATTATTAAAAAGGGGATTGAAAAATCAGTTCGCGTAGCGGTAGCCAGGATTCAATCGGAATCAGAGGACATTCGATCCAAAGAAAAGATTGCACAGGTTGCGGCGATCTCTGCGGCGGATGAAGAAATTGGTGCTTTGATTGCGGAAGCGATGGAACGGGTCGGTAATGACGGTGTTATTACGGTTGAAGAATCACGCACCATGGGAACAACCTTGGATACGGTGGAAGGCATGCAATTCGATCGTGGATATTTGTCTCCTTATATGATCACGGATCCTGAGAAGATGGAAGCAGCATTGGATAATCCTTTTATCTTAATTACAGACAAGAAAATTGCCAATATTCAAGAGATCTTGCCAGTTTTAGAACAGATCGTTCAGCAAGGCAAGGCCTTGGTGATTATTGCAGAAGATATTGAAGGCGAAGCTTTGGCGACTCTTGTTGTTAATAAACTACGAGGAACGTTTAATGTTGTTGCTGTAAAGGCGCCGGGTTTTGGCGATCGAAGAAAAGAAATGCTTCAAGACATTGCTGTTTTAACAGGCGGCACAGTGATCTCGGAAGAGCTAGGCTATGAACTTAAGGAAGCAACCCTTGAGATGATGGGTCAAGCGGCGACGGTGAAAATCGACAAAGAGACAACCACGATAGTAAACGGTGGCGGTCAGGATGCTGTAATTGATGATCGTGTTCGTCAGATCCGCGCCTTAATTGAAGAAACAACATCTGAATTTGATAAAGAAAAACTGGAAGAACGTTTGGCAAAATTGGCAGGCGGTGTTGCGGTGATCGAGGTTGGTGCGGCAACAGAAACAGAGATGAAAGAAAAGAAACTTCGCATCGAGGATGCATTGGCGGCGACACGAGCAGCAGTGGAAGAAGGCATTGTTCCCGGCGGCGGTACGGCCTTGTTGAATACGGCAGCAGATATTGATGCCTTGATCGAAACTTTGGTTGGTGATGAAAAGACGGGTGCTCGAATTATTCGTCGTGCTATCGAAGAGCCAGTCAGACAAATTGCAGCGAATGCTGGTTTGGAAGGATCGGTTATAGTTGAAAAAGTTATGCATTCTGAGCCAGGTATCGGGTTTGATGCTTTAAACGAATGTTATGTAAATATGTTGGAAAGCGGCATTGTTGATCCAACTAAGGTTACTCGTTATGCACTTCAAAATGCGGCATCCGTTGCGGCTATGGTCTTGACAACAGAGAGTGCGGTTGCAGATCTACCAGCAAATGAAGAAGCACCTGTCCCAGGAATGGGTGGCATGGGTGGCATGGGCGGAATGGGCGGCATGATGTAAATGGATAAATACAAAAAGAAGCCTTCATTTTGAAGGCTTCTTTTTGTTATCAGATATAGCGGATGGGTATATATAAAGAAATATAAGTAGGAGGATTTATATGACATTTGATTGGATTTCGTATGTAATTAAAGCAATTGGTGTAATTTTAGTTCTTTGGATTGGCTTTATTGTCATTAAAGCAATCGTAAAACGAATTGAGAAGGTATTGAAAAAAAGAGATTTAGATCCTGGCTTAGAGAGTTTTGTTGTATCAATGTTACGTATAGGACTCAAGGTACTTTTGATCATATCGGTCTTGGGTATGGTGGGTGTTGATACAGCATCCTTTGCAGCAATTATTGCGGCGGTGAGTTTTGCGATCGGGTTTGCTTTACAAGGTAGCCTGTCTAATTTGGCTGGTGGTGTGATGATTTTAATTTTTAAACCATTCACCGTCAATGAGTTTATACAAGGCGCAGGTCATACGGGAGCTGTTAAGGAAATACAATTGTTTCAGACCCATCTTTTGAGCCCTGATGGAAAACGAATTATTATTCCCAATGGGGAACTATCAAATTCTAGCGTGGTGAATTACACGAGGGAAGCGACACGACGAATTGACTTTGTGATTGGAATTGACTATGGGGATGATCTCTTAAAGGCGCAGGCTGTGATCTTGGATATTTTAAAGAAAGAGGAGCGTATTTTGACCGATCCAGCTCCATTTGTGGGGCTTATGGAGTTGGGTGACAGTTCGGTAAATATTGCCGTACGTCCTTGGGTGCAAACGGAAGATTATTGGCCAGTGTATTTTGCTTTGATGCAAGCATTTAAACTAGAGTTGGATGAGGCTGGTGTTCAATTCCCATATCCACATATGGATGTAACGATGATCAATCCGCAATAGAAAAGGTTTTCATAAGGAAAGTAGACGGCTGGGGGATCCCAGCCGTTTTAAATTGTTAGACTTTTCCGGTGATTCTGTGATACAATATTGCCTATAAGTCGTGTCTCAGAGAGACAAGAGTACGTCATAGAAAGACGCTTATTACAAAAATGCTTGAAAAGAGATTCGGGAACGAATCATTGAGGAGGGATGAATTTGCGTAAGTTTCAGAAGGTTTTGGTTGCGAATCGTGGAGAAATTGCGATTCGAATCATCCGTGCCTGCCAAGAATTAGGAATTCGGACCGTAGCTATTTATGCGGACGAAGATCGTTTGTCATTATTCCGTACCAAGGCGGATGAAGCCTATTTAATTGAAGACCCCAATCCGGTTGGGGCGTATCTAAATATGGATACCATTATTAAGCTTGCAAAGAAAAAGAACGTGGATGCGATCCATCCGGGATATGGATTTTTAGCGGAAAACCCCGTGTTTGCACGACGTTGTGAAGAAGCTGGGATAGCGTTTATAGGCCCGACTGCTGAAATGATGATGGCATTGGGCGATAAGATCCAGTCGAAACTCGTAGCAAAGAGTGTTGGGGTGCCAACAATTCCTGGAGTGGAAGAACCAATAACGAGTGATGAAGACGCAATTCGATTTGCCAAGGTTGCTGGATATCCGGTCATGTTGAAAGCGGCAGCCGGTGGCGGTGGTCGTGGTATGCGGATTGTTAGAAAAGAAGAGAAATTGTTGCAAGAATTCCACTCTGCCCGTAGCGAGGCAGCAAAGGCCTTTGGCAATGATTCTATGTTTATTGAAAAGTATGTGGAACGTCCGAAACATATCGAGGTTCAGGTGTTGGGTGACAGCCATGGCAACTTGGTTCACCTTTATGAGCGGGACTGCTCCATTCAACGCCGCCATCAAAAA
This genomic window contains:
- a CDS encoding AI-2E family transporter, giving the protein MEAKVDKRQTVLAKTIRWLLSGWRFVGLSIVFLLLYKFIVADARVGWLLGSVHVVVVAFVLAYFLDPLVRRIEKYFHLKRTWSVVLTYGLIIFVGYLFVKSALPSIWESILLLIQNGPGYLNEINRIVIENRFNLSPNILEFIQVQLDGWNANAGGMLGDAFGVILNGAFKVTSVFVKFTISMFIAFYILTGLKGGARKARLMAFGLLPRDVAERVVHAAALADRSFKGFFIGKLFDSLIIGAIFLITVTILSGFENIQFLYIPLMALIIAITNMIPYFGPWIGGIPCIIISLFAGLHEGAAMTLVILAIQQFDGLILGPKILGDVMGITPFWVLSSITVGGALFGPLGMLIAVPTAVVIIELFTEYVNRQLEKKGIDDQIDMPPGPQKGKNMMKRKKQDGISIQITRSNEETDRDQNQDL
- the mscS gene encoding small-conductance mechanosensitive channel MscS, with protein sequence MTFDWISYVIKAIGVILVLWIGFIVIKAIVKRIEKVLKKRDLDPGLESFVVSMLRIGLKVLLIISVLGMVGVDTASFAAIIAAVSFAIGFALQGSLSNLAGGVMILIFKPFTVNEFIQGAGHTGAVKEIQLFQTHLLSPDGKRIIIPNGELSNSSVVNYTREATRRIDFVIGIDYGDDLLKAQAVILDILKKEERILTDPAPFVGLMELGDSSVNIAVRPWVQTEDYWPVYFALMQAFKLELDEAGVQFPYPHMDVTMINPQ
- the groL gene encoding chaperonin GroEL, translating into MAKQIKFGEDARRSMEKGINKLADTVKVTLGPKGRNVVLDKKFGAPLITNDGVTIAREIELEDAYENMGAQLVKEVATKTNDVAGDGTTTATLLAQAIIREGLKNVAAGANPMIIKKGIEKSVRVAVARIQSESEDIRSKEKIAQVAAISAADEEIGALIAEAMERVGNDGVITVEESRTMGTTLDTVEGMQFDRGYLSPYMITDPEKMEAALDNPFILITDKKIANIQEILPVLEQIVQQGKALVIIAEDIEGEALATLVVNKLRGTFNVVAVKAPGFGDRRKEMLQDIAVLTGGTVISEELGYELKEATLEMMGQAATVKIDKETTTIVNGGGQDAVIDDRVRQIRALIEETTSEFDKEKLEERLAKLAGGVAVIEVGAATETEMKEKKLRIEDALAATRAAVEEGIVPGGGTALLNTAADIDALIETLVGDEKTGARIIRRAIEEPVRQIAANAGLEGSVIVEKVMHSEPGIGFDALNECYVNMLESGIVDPTKVTRYALQNAASVAAMVLTTESAVADLPANEEAPVPGMGGMGGMGGMGGMM
- a CDS encoding co-chaperone GroES codes for the protein MNIKPLGKRAVIQRVEAEDKTTSGIILTGSAKEKPQYARILAVGVNEENELKIGDQVIYKQYSGTTVKVDGEEYIVIELDDILAIIE